The DNA segment CGACATCATCGCCATTTTCCTACTTATTGCATCCATACCTAGTTAGCTTTGTTATGCTGCCTAGCGTGCTAACAATGGCTAATCGTACGTTGTGTAACAACGCAAAAGAAGAGTTTCTAAATGACAGCAAAGAGATCTAAGTATTAGCAAATGAAATAGAATATTTACATCAAACGGAAAAGCGACTAGACAGAAATATTTTCCTGCAAGTTATGGGAACTTTGCTGCGACTGCCGCCGAAGCCGCAACACAGAAGCAGCCGTAGCGTAAATAAACCAAATAAATCGTCAAAGACAACACTAACTTTGCTTGTGCCTCGTCTAAACTTTGGTCGGTGATCGTCATAATTTGCTGCAGAATGTCACCAATGTCTCTGCGGCTTTCGTGGCCATTTTCTGTGCCGTCGAGGCCCGAGTCTCCGCCATCGGACCGATGCTGTGAGCCTTGGTGAACCGAGCTAAGAACGTGCATGCCGGTGTGGCCACTCAGGCCGAGTCCCCGGCCGTTGGTCGGCCCATTGCCCgtcagaggctgctgctgcaacatTCTCCACCGACGCACAGCGGCGACGACTGCGCGCTCCTGCGCTCACAGCCGCACAAGACGGACTGGGGAAACAGCGCCCCCCTGTGGCGACCGGGGAGATGTTGAAAAACCAAAACGCTCTTTTTTAACACCCcctacaccccccccacaccccccccccccacacacacacacacgcacacagatacacacacgcgTAGATATATTTGCCTGTCTATATTTATATTAACGTATAAGTGGAGATTGTTTTATAAATTACTACTCAGCCAGCTCTTCTAATTCTACTCTAACACACTTCTTGTTTTAGTGGCAAGTCAACAGGATGTGTCTAAACCACAATAGTGTCAGAGGCACTGACTGTGCTTGTTTCAACACGTCGCACTTAAGTCAGTCAAAAccaaaagagcagcattttcaGGAGCAACTGGCAACATTCTCTCTCCTTATCTTTGTATTTTTGAAAAACCTTTTCCCCAGAAGCAGGCTATTCATGCATGCTTTTTCTGCTTCTGGCAGTGATATTTCAAAACACTTCGACTTGTGAGATGTGAGAAACATATGGGTTGGTTCTtaagaggaacaggaagagaagCGACGAGAGAAAGAAGGTAGCGAAGCAGGCAGAGAGGTGCAAAAGCTCGTCATGGTGGCATGTGAAGCCCGCAGGATTGCTTCTCCCCTCTACAAATATTGACAGCAATCGACCAGGCAAAAATGACGGTGTCTATTTTGGGTTGTCCCAAACAATGACAAAAAGAAGAGGTTAAAAACAGGAAGGTAAGACTCTAAGAGCTTTTAATTTAATGTCACAACACTGTATGTAAGAATACATTTGTTTACAATAGAGTGAAGGTATTGATAATGATGATGCTGTGGGCATCCAATCTTAAAATGCTGTGTTTTCCCCTTAAAAATCTGTGGTAAAACTATAGTTTTAGGCAAAAACAGTGGGGCTTTTCATGGTACAGAAAAAGGCACCCTCCCATTTTTCATTTATGTGTCTCGACGTCAGGTTTTGAGCTTAACAGACAGCACAGAGACCGAAGGTGAAATGGCTGAAGAGGGGCTGCTGGAACCTCTGGTCATCATCGAAGCGGGAGACGTCGAGACCAGCGGCAGCAGTTCAGTTGCATTTGAGCAAAGCTGTGATGAAGAGCCCACCctgaaggaggaagaagcaCACATGGAGGACAAAAATGACGATACAAGAGGCGCTACCTTGTGTTCAGAGCAGCAAAAAACAAAGTCGCAGGCAAGAGAGGAAGAATTGGGAGAAAAAAGAGCTGAGGAGAGCAAGAATGCGGGCGGAGGGGGGGACAAAAGTGCctctcagacacatgaaaaagtTCATGAAAGCCTCGAGAATGATGAAAAGGTTGCCAGAAATCAGCTGCAAGTGGACACAGATTGCTCAACTTCATGTGAGCAACCGGTTGAGGGGACAAGAAGCCCGGAGGAGGACGCCAAACAGGTTTGTGGACCTGATTTCTGCTCAGACCCTGATATTTCTCTATGAGGAAACACAGTTCTGTTGCTCTTTTTGTTCTGCCCCGTATCGTATATACTTTTGTTGCTGCTTGCTTTCAGTCTCAACGGTTAACTCCAGACTTCCCCGAAGCGCTCTATGAGCTGCTGTGCACCCTGCAGGAGGGCAGGCGGCTCAATGACCAGCGCTGCTCCTTCAGGTTAGAGAGCGGGGTcgccaggaggaggtgccactCTGAGCCCAACACCACCAAGCCGGCCAACAGAGGTGGGGGCCCTCTGAGGACGGCTACCTTTAGAAGTTGAGCTGCTCATAGTTCCCTGACTCacccccccgtctctctctaaAATGTGTCCCCACAGTCGTTTTCTCATCCATGACGTCACTGCAGAGAGAGGAGTTTTTCGAGCTGGTCGCCACCGCTCAGGCCCGCCGGCTCGATGACCAGAGAGCTCAGATGCAGAAGTCTCCTTTGCAGAAATCAAAAGCCAGAAGTATTAGAGGGAGCATCAAGCAGCTCTCCTTTGTGAGAaaacctgcagcagagccgGCTCCAGCCCCCGCACCAAAAGAGGATCTGTATGATATGATTCTCACAACACAAGTACGCATGCCATAGACGCTGGTGTAGAGATGGTGTGTAGATGCCGTCTGCAACGCGGCTTGAGCTGAAGGCTTATAACCCAGcagatttctatttttaaaaagagcgaCACAGGCTCAGACAATTATTGTCCTTCCCACAGGCCCAGGGCAGACTGGAGGATCAGCGCAGCAGGGCTCCTGGTCCCATGGATGATGAAGACTTCTTCTCGCTGCTCCTGAGGGTCCAGGGAGGACgcatggaggagcagaggactgAACTGCCGTGCATCCTGCAGACATGAGATGGAAAGTCAAACCGGGGCTGCGCCAGTTCATTTCTGAAGTCCCAGTGTGGACGCAGATACTGTTTTCGGTATCACTGATACTGCACCGCATCTACAATCACAGTTTTATAGAACAACTGTACGCTTTACTGAGAGTTCACATTTTAATGTGTAATGAAGCttgaaataaaccttttttaaaaatccatacAACTACATACAAAGACATATTGTGGATTTATTTCAGGTTAAATTACATTCATATTGTGGGAAAAGATGGAACAGGAAGGTCGATGTTTGCCTCTTTCGtttgtttgtagttgtttaTGGGCTTGTGGTTGTCGAAGCGTTGTGTTTATAAGAACATGCTTACAAAAGGTTCAGCATATGATGTCGAGGGCCCTTCAGGGATGTGAACTTTAGCATTTACTACTTTTAGCTTTCTGAGAAACTCTTGTGTGCTTTGCACTAGAGAGGTGACATGCTCACTTCCTTAAACACGCATAATGGCATGCAGCACAACAGCAACATGTCCCACCTGATGTCAACTCATTTGACAAGAAGGTAAAACAAAGCCAACCCCTCAACAACACTGTGGTCATGTTTGAGGAGCAGAAACTATGGCAACATAATGCAGAACCCAGACTATGAGTAAAGTAAAGGTACGGAGATTCAAAAGACTCAAATCTGGCCTCACTATTACCCATTACTTTCTTTCTCTGGATCTCAAACAAAATTATTTACTTTTATCTGCAGATTTACCCATTTTTTGATgtgtggccacgcccacttagCGACGTCACACATCTCATGACAAACCAGGAAGTTCCTTAGGCTGTTCCAAAGTATTCCTAAATGGATATTTACTTTTTTAGAGTCTCAAATGAGACCATATTTACTTTTTTAGAGTCTCAAATGAGACCATACATTTGGTCAGCTAAACGGCCAACGTTTATCCCGCCTCGTCATTAATGCAGAAACCGAAGAGAAACCGGAGAGTTGATGTGAAAGTTGGTCAGTTCGCACCCAGAACTGAGGACAGGATCATTGTTAAGGTCGTGTTACGCCCTGATGAGCCTTTGCTTCTTCTACACTGACGTTTAACAAGGGATTAGCCCGATTTTTGGATCCGCGGGGCTTCATTCACATATTAGATGTGCAGAATAATTTTTCTCTTTCCAACTTTTGCCATGTGGATCTCGGTGAGTATGGAATGCACGAAATTGCTGGAATAGTGGCGTACATTAGTTGTGTTCTCAGTTATTACAATGTCCTCTTAAAAGAGCAACATTAAGGGTTTGATAAGAGGAGATGGAAAGAGATGTGTTCTTCTGACAGATGTTctctcctca comes from the Takifugu rubripes chromosome 7, fTakRub1.2, whole genome shotgun sequence genome and includes:
- the gpsm3 gene encoding G-protein-signaling modulator 1 isoform X1, translated to MAEEGLLEPLVIIEAGDVETSGSSSVAFEQSCDEEPTLKEEEAHMEDKNDDTRGATLCSEQQKTKSQAREEELGEKRAEESKNAGGGGDKSASQTHEKVHESLENDEKVARNQLQVDTDCSTSCEQPVEGTRSPEEDAKQSQRLTPDFPEALYELLCTLQEGRRLNDQRCSFRLESGVARRRCHSEPNTTKPANRVVFSSMTSLQREEFFELVATAQARRLDDQRAQMQKSPLQKSKARSIRGSIKQLSFVRKPAAEPAPAPAPKEDLYDMILTTQAQGRLEDQRSRAPGPMDDEDFFSLLLRVQGGRMEEQRTELPCILQT
- the gpsm3 gene encoding uncharacterized protein gpsm3 isoform X2; translated protein: MAEEGLLEPLVIIEAGDVETSGSSSVAFEQSCDEEPTLKEEEAHMEDKNDDTRGATLCSEQQKTKSQAREEELGEKRAEESKNAGGGGDKSASQTHEKVHESLENDEKVARNQLQVDTDCSTSCEQPVEGTRSPEEDAKQSQRLTPDFPEALYELLCTLQEGRRLNDQRCSFRLESGVARRRCHSEPNTTKPANRVVFSSMTSLQREEFFELVATAQARRLDDQRAQMQKSPLQKSKARSIRGSIKQLSFVRKPAAEPAPAPAPKEDLYDMILTTQVRMP